Proteins from a genomic interval of Bacteroidia bacterium:
- a CDS encoding glycosyl hydrolase family 17 protein produces MSIRTENILSLAGIDTGSFSTEDLSTLFGKYLNNGIHGICFSAYVEGQEPGSIISDAQIRQRIEILKPYSNWVRTFSCTDGNELIPAIAKEYGMKVMVGAWLSEDKTLNEKEINNLIEVVKAGHADLVAVGNEVLYREELTEEELLAYIYRVKEELPGVEVGYVDAYYEFRNRPAITEACDVIFANCYPFWEGCHIDYSLPYMKTMYQIAVQAGNGKKVIISETGWPSQGSNFKASEPSFENAMRYFINTQQWSKEDNIEVMYFSSFDEAWKVGDEGDVGAYWGIWDKDGNSKFTEH; encoded by the coding sequence ATGTCAATACGAACTGAAAATATCCTATCGCTAGCGGGAATAGATACAGGCAGTTTTTCAACAGAAGACCTTTCAACCTTATTTGGCAAATACCTCAATAATGGGATTCATGGTATCTGTTTTAGCGCTTATGTCGAAGGACAAGAACCTGGTTCCATCATCAGTGATGCCCAAATCAGGCAACGCATCGAAATACTCAAGCCTTATTCAAATTGGGTACGAACTTTTTCCTGCACGGATGGAAATGAATTGATCCCTGCCATAGCAAAAGAGTATGGGATGAAAGTGATGGTAGGTGCCTGGCTGAGCGAGGACAAAACGCTCAATGAAAAGGAAATCAATAATCTCATCGAAGTAGTCAAAGCAGGCCATGCCGACCTGGTGGCTGTTGGGAATGAGGTGCTCTATCGGGAAGAATTGACCGAAGAGGAATTGTTGGCCTACATTTACCGGGTTAAAGAAGAATTGCCTGGTGTAGAAGTCGGCTATGTGGATGCTTATTATGAGTTTAGAAATCGCCCGGCAATTACCGAAGCCTGCGATGTGATTTTTGCCAATTGTTATCCTTTCTGGGAAGGATGCCACATAGATTACTCTTTACCCTATATGAAAACCATGTACCAAATAGCGGTTCAGGCAGGGAATGGGAAAAAAGTAATCATCAGTGAAACCGGTTGGCCAAGTCAAGGCAGCAATTTTAAAGCATCAGAACCTTCTTTCGAAAATGCGATGAGGTATTTCATCAATACCCAGCAGTGGAGCAAAGAAGACAATATAGAAGTTATGTATTTCTCAAGCTTTGATGAAGCCTGGAAAGTGGGAGATGAAGGAGATGTCGGGGCATATTGGGGCATTTGGGATAAAGATGGAAATTCAAAATTCACAGAACATTAG
- a CDS encoding glycosyl hydrolase has translation MSLYKNVNLAFGTAICYSGYRDGQSPGTETYPTYDQIKEDLLILQGRWKYLRLYDCSKHAELTLEVIHKEKLDFQLMLGAYINAEVSNPNCPWGANYSEEVLEQNRVNNIEEINKLISLANQYPDIALALSVGNEATVDWTDHLVPVERVIEYVRMVKKAAKQPVTFCENYVPWHGKLAPLVEEVDFISIHTYPVWEYKNIHEAMAYTKDNYWGVANKYPQKPVMITEAGWATNSNGRGIHPENVNEDIQEMYYHDLAKWTEEEGIICFLFEAFDESWKGSPDELEPEKHWGIFKVDRTPKKVMKPFYPHLVN, from the coding sequence ATGAGTCTATATAAGAATGTAAATCTTGCTTTTGGAACAGCCATTTGCTATTCCGGATACAGAGACGGTCAAAGTCCGGGTACAGAAACCTACCCCACATACGATCAGATTAAAGAGGATTTATTGATCTTACAGGGTCGTTGGAAATACCTGCGACTATATGATTGCAGTAAACATGCAGAATTGACCCTTGAGGTCATTCATAAAGAGAAGCTTGACTTTCAGCTTATGCTGGGCGCTTACATCAATGCCGAAGTTAGCAATCCCAATTGTCCATGGGGAGCCAATTATTCTGAGGAAGTGCTGGAGCAAAATCGAGTCAATAATATCGAGGAGATAAATAAGTTGATCAGCCTGGCTAATCAATATCCTGATATTGCCCTTGCCCTCTCCGTTGGAAATGAAGCTACGGTCGATTGGACAGATCATTTAGTTCCGGTTGAAAGAGTGATAGAATATGTGCGTATGGTAAAGAAAGCGGCAAAGCAACCGGTTACCTTTTGTGAAAATTATGTTCCCTGGCATGGCAAATTAGCTCCCCTCGTTGAAGAAGTGGATTTTATTTCTATTCACACCTATCCGGTATGGGAATACAAAAATATTCACGAGGCTATGGCTTACACCAAAGACAATTATTGGGGAGTAGCCAATAAATATCCTCAAAAGCCCGTGATGATCACAGAAGCGGGTTGGGCCACAAATTCTAATGGGAGAGGCATCCACCCGGAAAATGTAAATGAGGATATTCAGGAGATGTATTACCATGATCTGGCGAAATGGACTGAGGAAGAAGGAATCATCTGCTTTTTATTTGAAGCCTTTGATGAATCCTGGAAAGGTTCGCCTGACGAATTGGAACCTGAAAAGCATTGGGGAATTTTCAAAGTAGATCGGACCCCCAAAAAAGTCATGAAACCCTTTTATCCTCATCTCGTGAATTAG
- a CDS encoding DUF6624 domain-containing protein, with amino-acid sequence MHYPEIAQQIIELKNEDLRVRDQLIQKGLLAKGYHEEMKAVHDKNADVLGDILDEIGYPTIDKVGEEGSQAAWLVIQHAIGQPTFMKRCATLLEAAVKENQADPKNLAYLSDRIAIFEQKTQLYGTQFDWDEKGELSPQAFDDLAKVNQRRKSIGLNTLEEQTEIIRKQAKKEKELPPEDTDARKAELQAWLKSVGWIN; translated from the coding sequence ATGCACTACCCCGAAATAGCCCAACAAATCATTGAACTGAAAAATGAAGATCTGAGAGTGAGAGATCAACTCATTCAAAAGGGGCTATTAGCTAAGGGATATCATGAGGAAATGAAAGCCGTTCACGACAAGAATGCTGATGTTTTAGGCGACATACTTGATGAAATTGGTTATCCGACCATCGATAAGGTAGGAGAAGAAGGCAGTCAGGCAGCCTGGCTAGTCATACAACATGCAATAGGACAGCCCACCTTTATGAAAAGATGTGCGACTCTATTGGAAGCAGCCGTAAAGGAAAATCAGGCAGATCCTAAAAATCTGGCTTACCTCAGTGATCGAATCGCCATTTTTGAACAAAAAACCCAGCTTTACGGGACACAATTTGATTGGGACGAAAAAGGAGAACTGAGTCCTCAAGCCTTTGATGACTTAGCCAAAGTGAATCAAAGAAGAAAATCCATAGGCCTCAATACCCTCGAAGAACAAACCGAAATAATCAGGAAGCAAGCAAAGAAAGAGAAGGAATTGCCCCCTGAAGATACAGATGCAAGAAAAGCGGAACTGCAGGCATGGCTGAAGTCAGTAGGCTGGATAAACTAG
- a CDS encoding P1 family peptidase, translated as MKNLLLLSCLLFIWSLSFGQKPRARDLGIPFDGKTGTFNAITDVEGLEVGYSTIISGEGENILGKGPVRTGVTAIFPRGKAKKFSPVYANWYSLNGNGEMTGTTWITESGFLETPIMITNTNSVGVVRDAVLKYYVETDWYRGENWWYTYPVVAETYDGLLNDIYGFHVKEEHVWEAIKDAKSGQIAEGNIGGGTGMNCLGFKGGTGTASRVLEFENETYTVGVLVQANFGAKRKLTIAGVPVGKELVDTLNYEFKAAPKSRKEGDGSIIVIVATDAPLLPHQLKRIAQRVPLGIGLVGGRGSNGSGDIFLAFSTANEGAFNRNESTTVEVFPNDRISPFFDATTHAVEEAIINAMIAAETMEGINGNKSYAIPHDLLIQTLKKYNRIRE; from the coding sequence ATGAAAAATCTACTACTACTCAGTTGTTTACTCTTCATATGGAGTCTTAGTTTCGGCCAAAAGCCTCGTGCTCGGGATCTGGGTATTCCTTTTGATGGCAAAACGGGTACTTTCAATGCTATTACTGATGTTGAAGGCCTGGAAGTAGGTTATTCAACGATCATTTCCGGCGAAGGAGAAAATATTCTGGGTAAAGGTCCTGTTCGAACTGGAGTTACCGCAATATTCCCAAGAGGTAAAGCCAAAAAGTTTAGTCCCGTCTATGCCAATTGGTATAGCCTGAATGGAAATGGGGAAATGACCGGTACGACCTGGATTACTGAATCTGGATTCCTGGAAACTCCCATTATGATTACCAATACAAATAGTGTTGGCGTCGTCAGAGATGCCGTTTTGAAATATTATGTAGAGACGGATTGGTACCGGGGTGAAAACTGGTGGTATACCTATCCCGTTGTCGCAGAAACCTATGATGGTTTATTGAATGACATTTATGGATTCCATGTGAAGGAGGAACATGTATGGGAGGCTATCAAAGATGCAAAAAGTGGTCAAATTGCAGAAGGTAATATCGGAGGGGGAACGGGTATGAATTGCCTGGGCTTCAAAGGGGGAACCGGAACAGCTTCCCGTGTCCTTGAATTTGAAAATGAGACCTATACAGTTGGTGTACTTGTTCAGGCAAATTTTGGGGCGAAAAGGAAATTAACCATCGCAGGAGTGCCAGTCGGAAAGGAATTGGTTGATACCCTAAACTATGAATTCAAAGCAGCTCCTAAAAGTAGAAAAGAAGGAGATGGTTCAATTATCGTGATTGTTGCAACCGATGCTCCTCTCCTGCCCCATCAATTGAAACGCATCGCGCAAAGGGTTCCACTGGGCATAGGACTAGTGGGAGGTAGAGGAAGCAATGGATCCGGAGATATCTTCCTCGCATTTTCCACAGCTAATGAAGGAGCTTTTAATCGAAATGAAAGTACTACCGTAGAAGTATTTCCCAATGATCGAATCTCACCCTTTTTTGATGCGACTACCCATGCCGTTGAAGAAGCCATCATAAATGCTATGATAGCAGCAGAAACCATGGAAGGCATCAATGGAAATAAATCATATGCCATTCCCCATGACCTCCTGATTCAAACCTTAAAGAAATACAATCGGATCAGGGAGTAA
- a CDS encoding PQQ-dependent sugar dehydrogenase — MPGLLHTKKLHLKAAILSFLGGLILLSCQQKSSANLSSSALPEANRFHFEDLVKNLNEPMELDFLPNGNILFIERRGILKLYDQATKIVQVVGEIPVYYINENGLLGMAIDPDFQENNWIYFFYTDPVRKSFQQISRFDFRNNQLQNESEKKLLDFYIDVKNCCHFGGSIAFGPKGNLFISSGDNVGGKDYAPIDERPGRFLHDSQRSSGNANDLRGAILRIKPEIDGSYSIPKGNLFPPGTPGTRPEIYVMGARNPLKIDVDQETGWLYWGDVGPNPGWKYKEWGPPSYEEVNQAQQAGNYGWPYLMGDNQAFKDVDFASMEATDFFDPKQLVNNSPNNTGIQELPPAQKALIWYPNTTSDSFPLVGTGGGTICAGPVYHFEEQLESAGKWPAYFDKKLFIFEWMRSWVLAVELDEEGDYKGMENPFEGNPFKKPIDIGFGPDGAMYVLDYGSNWYAHNPDARLTKISYQYGNRSPKAIIESSEQEIGSFTEIQFSALKSSDPDLGDQLSYQWFFEGKEIPAQDVEISYAFNKVGIQEVMLVVKDKSGLSDTAYHKIAVGNEPPKIQIELEGNQSFYQPNQSLAYEVWVEDAEDGKSRNASIPENKIQVNLKHLPNTTNLAAIRTTESISSSSLSFLQGKELMEGSDCFACHAMQDTSVGPSFQQISQRYKLTDKEKLAHKLLEGGSGVWGEKLMPAHPQHTASEAASMISYILALTEEGDEGKKLEAKGRIPDKDLASDKLLILTGSYTDQGANDQPSIQREERKILLPSLLPAVSYDYSKRIKAKPYNEAGDLYAEVALNGCYIGYQNIDLKGVKRIRVKIRSTSDWVEVELRQKSPEGKLLNKKRKELGFKENKWAPYKEEDWFYIELDIPSGVGMNDLYFVFNSSKLTSEFIYYDICQVHSFEFIF; from the coding sequence ATGCCGGGACTACTACACACAAAAAAACTGCATCTGAAAGCTGCTATCCTTTCTTTTTTGGGAGGCTTGATATTGCTATCCTGCCAGCAAAAGTCATCCGCAAATCTTTCCTCTTCTGCTCTTCCCGAAGCAAACAGATTTCATTTTGAGGATTTAGTGAAGAATCTAAATGAACCCATGGAATTGGATTTCCTGCCAAATGGGAACATCCTTTTTATCGAAAGAAGGGGAATACTAAAATTATACGATCAGGCCACCAAGATCGTGCAGGTGGTAGGTGAAATTCCCGTCTATTACATCAATGAAAATGGCCTCCTGGGAATGGCGATAGATCCCGATTTTCAGGAAAACAATTGGATTTACTTTTTCTATACCGATCCTGTCCGTAAAAGCTTTCAGCAGATTTCCCGCTTTGATTTCCGTAATAACCAATTGCAAAATGAAAGCGAAAAGAAATTGCTGGATTTTTATATCGATGTGAAGAATTGCTGCCACTTTGGAGGAAGTATAGCTTTTGGCCCAAAAGGAAATTTATTCATCTCATCCGGAGATAATGTAGGCGGCAAAGACTATGCTCCTATTGACGAACGGCCCGGAAGATTTCTCCACGACTCCCAACGATCTTCAGGCAATGCCAATGACCTGAGAGGAGCAATTCTACGAATAAAGCCGGAAATAGATGGAAGCTATAGCATACCAAAAGGCAATCTCTTTCCTCCCGGAACCCCTGGGACCAGGCCAGAGATTTATGTTATGGGTGCTCGAAATCCCTTGAAAATTGATGTCGATCAGGAAACAGGATGGCTATATTGGGGAGATGTAGGCCCAAATCCCGGATGGAAGTACAAAGAATGGGGCCCTCCGAGTTATGAAGAAGTGAATCAGGCTCAGCAAGCCGGTAATTATGGTTGGCCTTACTTGATGGGGGACAATCAGGCATTCAAAGATGTGGATTTCGCTTCTATGGAAGCAACTGATTTCTTCGATCCGAAACAATTAGTCAATAATTCCCCCAATAATACCGGCATCCAAGAACTTCCTCCTGCACAAAAAGCTTTGATCTGGTATCCGAACACCACTTCAGACAGCTTTCCACTCGTGGGAACAGGGGGAGGAACTATCTGTGCTGGACCTGTCTATCATTTTGAGGAGCAATTGGAATCTGCAGGAAAATGGCCGGCTTACTTTGATAAAAAGCTCTTCATATTTGAATGGATGAGAAGTTGGGTATTGGCTGTAGAACTAGATGAAGAGGGCGACTACAAAGGCATGGAGAATCCCTTCGAAGGCAATCCTTTTAAAAAGCCCATAGATATAGGATTCGGACCGGATGGAGCCATGTATGTCCTGGATTACGGCAGCAATTGGTATGCACATAATCCGGATGCCCGTTTAACAAAAATCAGCTATCAATATGGCAATCGATCTCCAAAAGCGATTATAGAAAGTAGCGAGCAGGAAATAGGCAGTTTTACCGAAATTCAATTTTCAGCCCTCAAATCCTCTGATCCGGATCTAGGAGATCAGTTAAGTTATCAATGGTTTTTTGAGGGGAAAGAAATTCCAGCTCAAGATGTCGAAATAAGCTATGCTTTTAACAAAGTGGGGATTCAAGAGGTAATGCTTGTAGTAAAGGATAAATCAGGTCTTTCCGATACAGCCTACCACAAAATTGCCGTCGGCAATGAGCCTCCAAAAATACAGATTGAACTCGAAGGAAATCAAAGTTTCTACCAACCAAATCAAAGCCTTGCTTATGAGGTTTGGGTGGAAGATGCAGAAGACGGAAAGAGCAGAAATGCTTCTATTCCTGAAAACAAAATTCAAGTAAACTTAAAACATCTGCCAAATACTACGAATCTGGCAGCTATCAGAACTACCGAATCTATCTCCTCTTCCAGTCTTTCTTTTTTACAGGGCAAAGAATTGATGGAAGGAAGTGATTGTTTTGCCTGCCATGCCATGCAGGATACATCTGTAGGTCCATCTTTTCAACAAATTTCTCAACGATATAAGTTGACAGATAAAGAGAAATTGGCCCATAAACTCCTGGAGGGAGGTTCTGGTGTCTGGGGCGAAAAATTGATGCCCGCACATCCTCAACATACTGCCTCAGAAGCAGCCTCTATGATTTCCTATATACTTGCACTGACCGAAGAAGGGGATGAAGGCAAAAAACTGGAAGCCAAAGGCAGGATTCCAGATAAAGATCTTGCATCAGATAAACTCCTGATTCTTACAGGCAGTTATACGGATCAGGGTGCAAATGATCAGCCTTCTATCCAAAGAGAAGAAAGGAAAATCCTGCTTCCCAGCTTACTGCCAGCCGTTAGCTATGATTACTCAAAACGAATCAAAGCAAAACCCTATAATGAAGCCGGAGATCTTTATGCAGAAGTAGCTCTCAATGGCTGTTACATCGGCTATCAGAATATAGACCTGAAAGGGGTAAAGCGTATTCGAGTTAAAATCAGGAGTACCTCCGATTGGGTAGAGGTAGAACTCAGGCAAAAGAGTCCAGAAGGAAAACTCCTCAATAAAAAGCGCAAGGAACTGGGTTTCAAAGAAAATAAATGGGCCCCTTACAAGGAGGAGGATTGGTTTTACATTGAGCTGGACATTCCGTCCGGGGTGGGCATGAATGACCTTTATTTTGTATTCAATTCCAGCAAACTGACTTCCGAATTTATTTATTATGATATCTGCCAGGTACACTCATTTGAATTTATCTTTTAA
- a CDS encoding mandelate racemase/muconate lactonizing enzyme family protein, whose amino-acid sequence MLSRRNFLKNGSLTTLGLSTSLSSMATIGQKFDKIDKGPSIKKISVFAGSGSFYRYIGPNSYDERPKGISGHKRRTVLVELSDGTIGMGTVGYRPFTEEVLKEVKNLIGKDAFGFYQWKDEKIVDLSPATEKYFTDSMYSWVESAILDAIGKSKQLPVYRLFGESVKEGIDPYDGTLYFADLAQKRGVEIISQLGKRIKQDGYRAIKLKVGRHDKWMPGEAGVQRDIDAFIALREAVGTNFNLMTDANNGYKNKIDWALKFLKACAPYDMYFMEELIPDDTEQYRKLIEALHAESLHIPIADGENVWHTDMMDVFHDYCESGVYSFIQPDIPTCGFTNLLRIARMAEKYPHVKVIPHVWQSQMGLLMSNHIAKIQANIPFVEDSRYNEHVMLAPGYSFQEGQWFVPEEAGWGVYLAPGYEEFIEEEAVVLE is encoded by the coding sequence ATGCTTAGTCGAAGAAATTTTCTCAAAAATGGTAGCCTCACAACCCTTGGTCTTTCTACTAGCCTATCTTCCATGGCAACTATAGGCCAAAAGTTTGACAAAATCGATAAAGGTCCCAGCATAAAGAAGATCAGTGTATTTGCGGGCAGCGGTTCCTTTTACCGCTACATAGGCCCCAATTCTTATGACGAACGCCCAAAAGGTATCAGTGGACATAAAAGGCGAACCGTTTTAGTGGAGCTATCCGATGGAACCATAGGTATGGGAACGGTTGGATATCGTCCCTTTACAGAGGAGGTGCTAAAGGAAGTTAAAAACCTTATCGGAAAGGATGCCTTTGGATTCTACCAATGGAAAGATGAGAAGATTGTTGACTTGAGTCCTGCAACAGAAAAGTATTTTACGGATTCTATGTACTCCTGGGTAGAAAGTGCGATTCTGGATGCTATAGGAAAGAGCAAGCAATTGCCTGTCTATCGTTTGTTTGGGGAAAGTGTGAAAGAAGGTATAGATCCCTATGATGGAACCTTATACTTTGCAGATCTTGCCCAGAAGAGAGGAGTAGAAATCATCAGTCAATTGGGAAAACGTATCAAACAGGACGGATATCGAGCCATTAAGTTGAAAGTGGGAAGGCATGATAAATGGATGCCGGGAGAGGCCGGAGTTCAAAGGGACATAGACGCCTTCATCGCATTGCGAGAAGCGGTTGGCACCAATTTCAACCTGATGACAGATGCCAACAATGGCTATAAGAATAAGATCGATTGGGCCCTGAAATTTTTGAAAGCTTGTGCGCCTTATGATATGTATTTCATGGAAGAGTTGATTCCTGATGATACCGAACAGTATCGAAAACTGATCGAGGCTTTACATGCAGAGAGTTTACACATTCCCATTGCAGATGGAGAGAATGTATGGCATACCGATATGATGGATGTCTTTCATGATTATTGCGAATCTGGCGTGTATAGCTTTATTCAACCGGATATCCCGACCTGCGGCTTCACCAATCTACTTCGCATTGCTCGTATGGCTGAAAAATATCCCCATGTCAAAGTGATCCCGCATGTCTGGCAGAGTCAGATGGGCCTACTTATGAGCAATCATATCGCAAAGATTCAGGCCAATATTCCTTTTGTAGAAGATTCCCGCTATAACGAACATGTGATGCTGGCTCCGGGATATTCTTTTCAGGAAGGACAGTGGTTTGTACCGGAAGAAGCAGGTTGGGGTGTTTATCTGGCACCCGGCTATGAAGAATTTATCGAAGAAGAAGCTGTCGTTTTAGAATAA
- a CDS encoding NYN domain-containing protein, protein MNKNINLAVLIDGDNIPSAYVKEMMEEIAKYGNPTIKRIYGDWTKPGLNKWKKLLLENAITPIQQYAYTTGKNATDSAMIIDAMDILYSNKVNGFCLVSSDSDFTRLATRLREAGMLVIGIGEKKTPNPFIVACDRFIYIEILKDEEEEEEKVEKKKEKPTFDKITRKEIRLISSSINALSDDDGWAFLGDVGSLLQKKQPNFDSRNYGFEKLTPLIKSIGRFEIDQRESGKSKYKLIYVRNKKSGKRN, encoded by the coding sequence ATGAATAAAAATATAAACCTGGCCGTCCTCATTGACGGCGATAATATACCTTCCGCATATGTAAAAGAGATGATGGAAGAAATTGCTAAATATGGCAATCCCACCATCAAGCGCATTTACGGAGACTGGACAAAACCCGGCTTAAATAAATGGAAAAAACTTCTCCTCGAGAATGCCATTACTCCCATTCAACAATACGCCTACACAACTGGAAAGAATGCAACCGACTCAGCCATGATCATCGATGCTATGGACATCCTCTATAGCAATAAAGTGAATGGCTTCTGCCTCGTTTCCAGCGATAGTGACTTTACCCGCCTGGCAACTCGCCTACGAGAAGCCGGTATGTTGGTCATTGGGATCGGAGAAAAGAAAACCCCCAATCCCTTCATAGTAGCCTGTGATAGATTTATCTATATAGAAATCCTGAAAGATGAGGAGGAAGAAGAAGAAAAGGTCGAAAAGAAAAAGGAAAAGCCGACTTTCGACAAAATTACCCGCAAAGAAATCAGACTGATATCCTCCAGCATCAATGCCCTTTCGGATGATGACGGTTGGGCTTTTCTTGGAGATGTCGGGAGTTTGCTACAGAAAAAGCAGCCCAATTTCGACTCCAGAAATTATGGTTTCGAAAAGCTCACTCCTCTGATCAAATCCATCGGAAGATTTGAAATCGACCAAAGAGAGAGTGGGAAAAGTAAGTATAAGTTGATCTATGTGAGGAATAAGAAATCAGGAAAGCGGAACTAA
- a CDS encoding Crp/Fnr family transcriptional regulator, whose product MLIDSLHSRLQLQKGEHFLEQAKLCTRIGRLTKGVMRGYVLDADGNEITTHFYKEGDMIIASYIPNVPTSMSLQALEDCELSTADYATVMDLVNKNPEITAIITKTFEQLNAQLQSRLVSLLNLNSLEKYQLFLKEYPQLINRIPHYYVANFLGITPTQLSRARKKLAEKN is encoded by the coding sequence ATGCTCATAGACTCTTTACATAGCAGGCTTCAACTTCAAAAAGGCGAACATTTTCTCGAACAGGCTAAGCTCTGCACACGTATCGGTCGCCTGACCAAAGGGGTTATGCGGGGCTACGTACTGGATGCGGATGGAAATGAAATAACTACCCATTTCTACAAAGAAGGAGATATGATCATAGCGAGCTATATCCCCAATGTGCCTACTTCCATGAGCTTGCAAGCATTGGAGGATTGTGAATTGTCCACAGCTGATTATGCGACTGTAATGGATTTGGTGAATAAGAATCCGGAGATCACCGCTATCATCACAAAGACTTTTGAGCAGTTAAATGCCCAGCTCCAATCTCGTCTGGTTTCTCTACTTAACCTCAACTCCCTGGAAAAATACCAGCTCTTTCTTAAAGAATATCCCCAACTCATCAATCGTATCCCGCATTACTATGTCGCCAATTTCCTCGGCATCACCCCTACCCAATTGAGTCGGGCCCGTAAAAAATTAGCAGAAAAAAACTGA
- a CDS encoding tetratricopeptide repeat protein codes for MKVLLSITFLLHCFLCLSQNSISGLTFNKRHVDAVDKWVAFPDKDIDSVFYCGFIYIDQQAGFTYQMGSKFAINKSGEFLLEAEDSTVNIKVRLEPEWKNIAIIPDERLAEMGLPKVPDWLKFYKEDEGKVSYLKDIGWHYNHMGACEHALIPLLTAYEKEPHYKGLEFEIGFAYNALQAFAEAKEVLEKAYKHDPKDPFILRELGYTYKGLGEIDKAEKIYTDGMKKSKNDFEKSEMALNMAQVYFQLKNRKKFDKWAKLTRKYAEEGSTYAQYIDYYEAQWEK; via the coding sequence ATGAAAGTACTACTGTCAATTACCTTCCTGCTACACTGCTTCCTTTGCCTTTCTCAAAATTCTATCTCCGGCCTTACATTCAATAAAAGACATGTGGATGCGGTGGATAAATGGGTAGCCTTTCCCGATAAAGATATAGATTCAGTGTTTTATTGTGGCTTTATTTATATTGATCAACAAGCGGGATTCACCTATCAAATGGGAAGTAAATTTGCCATCAATAAGTCCGGGGAATTCCTGCTTGAAGCAGAAGATTCAACCGTAAATATAAAGGTCAGACTAGAACCTGAATGGAAAAACATCGCCATTATCCCGGACGAACGTTTGGCTGAAATGGGTTTACCCAAGGTTCCAGATTGGTTGAAATTCTACAAAGAAGATGAGGGCAAGGTATCCTATTTAAAAGATATCGGTTGGCATTACAATCACATGGGTGCTTGCGAACATGCCCTTATCCCTTTATTAACTGCTTACGAAAAGGAACCTCATTACAAAGGCCTGGAATTTGAAATCGGTTTTGCCTACAATGCCCTGCAAGCTTTCGCAGAGGCAAAAGAAGTCCTGGAAAAGGCCTATAAGCATGATCCCAAAGATCCTTTTATCCTGCGGGAATTAGGCTATACCTATAAAGGTTTGGGGGAAATTGATAAAGCCGAAAAGATCTATACAGATGGCATGAAGAAATCAAAAAATGATTTCGAAAAAAGTGAAATGGCCCTCAACATGGCGCAGGTATATTTTCAGCTAAAAAACCGAAAGAAATTTGACAAATGGGCAAAGTTGACTCGTAAGTATGCGGAAGAAGGTTCCACCTATGCCCAGTATATTGATTATTACGAAGCCCAGTGGGAGAAATAA
- a CDS encoding DUF1304 domain-containing protein, with translation MELAIKIIIGLVALLHLYFLYFEMFAWETRGPKVFRGFPKHLFGETKALAANQGLYNGFLSAGLIWTFFIENVEWSQNIALFFLGCVSVAGIYGALTADKKIFFVQAVPALLGIGLILLS, from the coding sequence ATGGAACTTGCTATCAAAATTATCATCGGACTCGTAGCTCTCCTACACCTCTATTTTCTATACTTTGAAATGTTTGCCTGGGAGACGAGGGGACCTAAAGTATTCAGAGGGTTTCCCAAACACCTTTTTGGAGAAACCAAAGCCCTGGCAGCCAATCAGGGTTTGTACAATGGATTTCTTTCCGCGGGCTTGATCTGGACCTTTTTCATCGAAAATGTCGAATGGAGTCAAAACATTGCGCTCTTCTTTCTGGGATGCGTGAGTGTGGCGGGAATTTATGGTGCGCTTACAGCCGATAAAAAGATATTCTTTGTGCAGGCAGTTCCGGCTTTGCTAGGCATTGGCTTGATTTTGCTAAGCTAA